A part of Miscanthus floridulus cultivar M001 chromosome 6, ASM1932011v1, whole genome shotgun sequence genomic DNA contains:
- the LOC136459859 gene encoding uncharacterized protein, whose amino-acid sequence MRPTLLPCLSRLYVLFCNNHNKNMKILESLSTLLLYIIIGITTDQLHRQRKNSDPPHHHPPPPPPLRLSTCCGADRSRRRRRRSEELKDMASAAGGGAAGEGEWLKVAQLRAMVEAQDPRAKEVDNLTLRRFLRARDHDVDKASAMFLKFLKWRREAAPGGSVPEERVRRELAQDKVCMGGVDRAGRPFLVAFPARHFSAGRDMAEFKSFVVYFFDKICARIPRGQEKFLCIVDLKGWGYSNWDIRAYIAAIEIMQNYYPERLGKALMIHVPYIFMKAWKMIYPFIDTNTRDKFVFVEDKSLQETLRREIDEGQLPEFLGGKMDVIALKDYGVQVQHPQAV is encoded by the exons ATGCGACCCACGCTGCTTCCTTGCTTATCGCGACTGTATGTGTTGTTTTGTAACAACCACAACAAGAATATGAAGATATTGGAGTCTctctctactcttctcctctatATAATTATAGGGATCACGACCGACCAGCTGCATCGCCAGCGCAAGAATTCCGATCCTCCACAccaccacccgccgccgccgcctcctcttcGCTTGAGCACCTGCTGCGGTGCGGATcggtcgaggaggaggaggaggaggagcgaggAGTTGAAGGACATGGCGAGCGCGGCTGGAGGCGGAGCGGCGGGGGAAGGGGAGTGGCTCAAGGTCGCCCAGCTCAGGGCCATGGTGGAAGCGCAGGACCCCCGCGCCAAG GAGGTGGACAACCTGACGCTGCGTCGGTTCCTGCGCGCGCGCGACCACGACGTGGACAAGGCCTCCGCCATGTtcctcaagttcctcaagtggcGGAGGGAGGCGGCGCCCGGCGGCTCCGTGCCGGAGGAGCGGGTGAGGAGGGAGCTGGCGCAGGACAAGGTGTGCATGGGCGGCGTCGACAGGGCCGGCCGCCCCTTCCTCGTCGCCTTCCCCGCCAGGCACTTCTCCGCCGGCCGTGACATGGCGGAGTTCAAGA GTTTTGTTGTCTACTTCTTCGACAAGATCTGTGCCAG AATCCCCAGAGGGCAGGAGAAATTCCTCTGCATCGTTGATCTCAAGGGCTGGGGGTACTCAAACTGGGACATCCGGGCATACATTGCGGCTATAGAGATCATGCAG AACTACTACCCGGAGCGGCTCGGCAAGGCGCTGATGATCCACGTGCCCTACATCTTCATGAAGGCGTGGAAGATGATCTACCCCTTCATCGACACCAACACCAGGGACAAG TTCGTGTTCGTGGAGGACAAGAGCCTGCAGGAGACGCTGCGGCGGGAGATCGACGAGGGCCAGCTCCCGGAGTTCCTCGGCGGGAAGATGGATGTGATCGCTCTCAAGGACTATGGCGTGCAGGTGCAGCATCCTCAGGCCGTGTGA